A part of Larkinella insperata genomic DNA contains:
- a CDS encoding NADP-dependent isocitrate dehydrogenase — MEKIKVANPVVELDGDEMTRIIWKFIKDKLILPYIDVDIKYYDLGVEYRDETNDQVTIDAANAIKEYGVGIKCATITPDEDRVKEFNLKQMWKSPNGTIRNILDGTVFREPIVINNVPRLVTNWSAPIIVGRHAFGDQYRATDFVVPGKGKLTMKFEGEDGTVQEFEVYQFKGAGVAMGMYNVDESIRGFAQACFNMALQKGWPLYLSTKNTILKKYDGRFKDIFQEIYENEFKAKGVHYEHRLIDDMVASALKWEGNFVWACKNYDGDVQSDTVAQGFGSLGLMTSVLVTPDGKTMEAEAAHGTVTRHYREHQKGNPTSTNPIASIFAWTRGLAFRGKLDGNQPLIDFCEALEAVCIETVESGKMTKDLALSAFPAGTKLTAGEHYLNTEDFLEALDQNLKVKLG; from the coding sequence ATGGAGAAAATTAAAGTAGCTAATCCGGTGGTCGAACTGGATGGCGACGAAATGACCCGCATTATCTGGAAGTTTATCAAAGACAAGCTGATCCTCCCTTACATCGACGTTGACATTAAATATTACGACCTGGGCGTCGAATACCGCGACGAAACCAATGACCAGGTGACCATCGACGCAGCCAACGCCATCAAAGAATACGGTGTTGGAATCAAGTGCGCTACCATTACCCCCGACGAAGACCGCGTTAAAGAATTCAATCTGAAACAAATGTGGAAATCGCCGAACGGTACCATCCGGAACATTCTGGACGGTACGGTTTTCCGCGAGCCGATTGTTATCAACAACGTTCCGCGCCTGGTAACCAACTGGTCGGCCCCGATCATCGTAGGTCGTCACGCGTTTGGTGACCAGTACCGCGCCACGGATTTCGTTGTACCCGGCAAAGGGAAGCTGACGATGAAGTTCGAAGGCGAAGACGGAACCGTTCAGGAATTTGAAGTCTACCAGTTCAAAGGTGCGGGTGTGGCTATGGGTATGTACAACGTTGACGAGTCGATCCGCGGATTCGCGCAGGCTTGTTTCAACATGGCGCTGCAAAAAGGCTGGCCGCTGTACCTTTCGACCAAAAACACGATCCTGAAGAAATACGACGGTCGTTTCAAGGATATTTTCCAGGAGATTTACGAAAACGAGTTCAAGGCGAAAGGCGTTCACTACGAACACCGCCTGATCGACGACATGGTAGCCTCGGCCCTGAAATGGGAAGGTAACTTTGTCTGGGCGTGTAAAAACTACGACGGTGACGTTCAGTCGGACACCGTTGCGCAGGGCTTTGGTTCACTCGGTTTGATGACATCTGTACTGGTGACGCCCGACGGCAAAACGATGGAAGCCGAAGCGGCCCACGGTACGGTAACGCGCCACTACCGCGAGCACCAGAAAGGCAACCCGACTTCTACCAACCCGATTGCCTCAATCTTTGCCTGGACACGCGGTCTGGCGTTCCGGGGTAAACTGGACGGCAACCAACCCCTGATCGACTTCTGCGAAGCGCTGGAAGCCGTTTGTATCGAAACGGTGGAGAGCGGCAAAATGACGAAGGATCTGGCGTTGTCGGCGTTCCCCGCAGGCACCAAACTGACGGCCGGTGAGCATTACCTCAACACCGAAGACTTCCTGGAAGCACTGGATCAGAATCTGAAAGTGAAACTGGGTTAA